One segment of Triticum aestivum cultivar Chinese Spring chromosome 2A, IWGSC CS RefSeq v2.1, whole genome shotgun sequence DNA contains the following:
- the LOC123191695 gene encoding uncharacterized protein: MPTKYVARQAGGPLRGHHSASPTTLRPWPQVPGLLVLDRHPPSQRPRHVWITCWYVAPAFWCPNKPYEPEKKIEITPLQSSDHVDLPQCTPTGRWENALQHWVFRGTSQRLGNGSALSSRASQTVSWLARAAASYPCCRSDCSTSPYFSEDAEADEVDAGEKVVRGGGAAGRGSRRTWLGCERSRQGRSGEDELTGSTFYPTAQQTSEGRSCGRRGGATEQKGRRDGAGEDGREDVQVRRGRRRRVLVMSLWPRWTSCCSPPAPSPWVACFLLLRCRHLSLCGVVLRNFAKKAVAVLAREKGAGPRWRCEGGTTQFGYAVGQRRRRACSTLTCPPQPVLSRLPRLRVLVQRKSMELPTRIVVGFYKKGGSSARISIRSILDEASNVDTEFAAGRSAEFAGGRRSVEFAKGRRTVVELSNVACVGYSRDDTKQLTEFISEGD; this comes from the exons ATGCCGACGAAGTATGTGGCTAGGCAGGCTGGTGGACCCCTACGAGGTCACCACAGCGCCTCGCCCACGACGCTAAGGCCTTGGCCTCAGGTGCCAGGGTTATTGGTTCTGGATCGTCACCCTCCGAGTCAGAGGCCGAG GCATGTGTGGATCACCTGCTGGTACGTGGCTCCAGCGTTTTGGTGCCCAAACAAGCCCTATGAGCCAGAG AAAAAGATCGAGATAACTCCGCTCCAGTCATCCGACCACGTCGACTTGCCGCAGTGCACGCCGACTGGGAGATGGGAGAACGCTCTCCAGCATTGGGTGTTCCGCGGCACATCCCAGCGGCTGGGGAATGGGAGCGCACTCTCCTCCAGGGCATCCCAAACAGTGTCTTGGTTAGCGAGGGCCGCTGCTTCTTATCCGTGTTGCCGATCTGACTGCTCCACAAGCCCCTACTTCAGCGAAGATGCAGAGGCAGACGAGGTCGACGCGGGAGAAAAAGTCGTCAGGGGAGGCGGCGCTGCAGGGAGAGGAAGTCGAAGGACATGGCTGGGCTGTGAGAGGTCACGCCAAGGGAGATCAGGGGAAGATGAGCTAACAGGCAG TACGTTTTATCCAACCGCTCAGCAGACAAGTGAAGGGCGGAGCTGTGGCAGAAGAGGCGGCGCGACGGAGCAGAAGGGGCGGCGCGACGGAGCAGGAGAAGATGGCCGAGAAGATGTTCAGGTGCGGCGCGGCAGGCGGAGAAGAGTTTTGGTGATGAGCTTGTGGCCGCGCTGGACCAGCTGCTGCAGCCCCCCTGCGCCATCGCCGTGGGTCGCCTGCTTTCTGCTGCTCCGGTGCCGGCACCTGTCCCTGTGCGGTGTCGTGCTCAGGAATTTCGCGAAGAAGGCGGTTGCCGTTCTTGCGCGCGAGAAGGGCGCCGGACCTCGTTGGCGCTGCGAAGGGGGCACAACTCAGTTTGGGTACGCCGTCGGCCAGCGCCGGCGGCGAGCATGCTCCACTTTGACCTGTCCGCCACAGCCAGTCCTCTCCCGCCTCCCCCGAC TCCGTGTCCTTGTCCAACGCAAATCAATGGAGCTGCCGACTCGGATTGTTGTTGGCTTCTATAAGAAGGGAGGGTCCTCGGCTCGAATCTCCATCAGGTCAATTTTGGACGAAGCATCCAATGTCGACACCGAGTTCGCTGCAGGAAGAAGCGCCGAGTTCGCCGGAGGTAGAAGAAGCGTCGAGTTCGCCAAAGGTAGAAGAACAGTCGTCGAGCTATCCAATGTCGCCTGCGTCGGCTACAGCAGAG ATGATACCAAGCAATTGACTGAATTTATATCGGAAGGCGACTAA